One Luteimonas sp. MC1825 DNA segment encodes these proteins:
- a CDS encoding methyltransferase domain-containing protein, whose product MTRSATAPFPPHEARAIARAFLPAHVLGNRYDYFYTLSKLRSDPLYPGVLDALRGTSAPVLDLGCGLGLLLHALRLDGQAMPYHGVDIDADKIRRGTRIAAQCGFEDDARFAVVDLADGWPPHAGSVAILDVLQYLDAEAQRALLADAIAMLTPGAKLVIRSGLGDDSRRGRTTRITDRLAHLFGWMQEVPKCYPTREGLQSQLAAAGLHVDFRPLYGNTPFNNWLIVAG is encoded by the coding sequence ATGACCCGTTCCGCCACCGCCCCGTTCCCGCCCCACGAAGCCCGCGCCATCGCGCGCGCGTTCCTGCCCGCCCACGTGCTCGGCAACCGCTACGACTATTTCTACACGCTGTCCAAGCTGCGCAGCGACCCGCTCTACCCGGGCGTCCTGGACGCGCTGCGCGGCACCAGCGCGCCGGTGCTCGACCTCGGCTGCGGGCTGGGCCTGCTGCTGCATGCGCTGCGCCTCGACGGCCAGGCCATGCCCTACCACGGCGTCGACATCGATGCCGACAAGATCCGCCGCGGCACGCGCATCGCGGCGCAGTGCGGGTTCGAAGATGACGCGCGCTTCGCGGTCGTCGACCTCGCCGATGGCTGGCCGCCGCACGCCGGCAGCGTCGCCATCCTCGACGTGCTGCAGTACCTCGACGCCGAAGCGCAGCGCGCGCTGCTCGCCGACGCGATCGCCATGCTCACCCCCGGGGCGAAGCTCGTGATCCGCAGCGGCCTGGGCGACGACAGCCGGCGCGGCCGCACCACCCGCATCACCGACCGCCTGGCGCACCTGTTCGGCTGGATGCAGGAAGTCCCGAAGTGCTACCCCACGCGCGAAGGCCTGCAATCGCAGCTCGCCGCCGCGGGCCTGCACGTCGACTTCCGCCCCCTCTACGGCAACACGCCCTTCAACAACTGGCTGATCGTGGCGGGTTGA
- the rsgA gene encoding ribosome small subunit-dependent GTPase A has translation MSPEILALRAIGWPYEGLPASGGWAEVMAAHPMAQPVRVVEQHRTKYVVAVGPGDGFAVESLPEWQRPKCPPEQRAAVGDWLLVEGRQVVALLLPRRSVVKRAAAGEHYKQQIIATNIDTAFVVCGLDGDFNPRRIERYLLLVQGGGVEPVLVLTKADQPGVDIDGAMAELEDSIRAGLAVVVVNARDPASVAALDPWLGPGRTAVLVGSSGAGKSTLTNSLVGHERMRTGAVRENDARGRHTTTHRALVPLASGACLIDTPGMRELKPTGEEDIAEGGFAEVEALADACRFRDCKHDREPGCAVRAAIEAGTLDAARFAHYIKLRDEVAGAASVLASRLAQAQAKPGRR, from the coding sequence TTGAGTCCCGAGATCCTCGCCCTGCGGGCGATCGGCTGGCCGTACGAGGGCCTGCCGGCCTCGGGCGGCTGGGCGGAGGTGATGGCCGCGCACCCCATGGCGCAGCCGGTGCGGGTGGTCGAGCAGCACCGCACCAAATACGTGGTCGCGGTGGGTCCCGGCGATGGATTCGCCGTGGAGTCGCTGCCGGAATGGCAGCGTCCGAAGTGCCCGCCGGAGCAGCGCGCCGCCGTCGGTGACTGGCTGCTGGTCGAGGGCCGCCAGGTGGTCGCCCTGCTGCTGCCGCGGCGCAGCGTGGTCAAGCGCGCGGCCGCCGGCGAGCATTACAAGCAGCAGATCATCGCGACCAACATCGACACCGCGTTCGTGGTCTGCGGCCTGGACGGCGATTTCAACCCGCGGCGCATCGAGCGCTACCTGCTGCTGGTGCAGGGCGGCGGCGTGGAGCCGGTGCTGGTGCTCACCAAGGCGGACCAGCCCGGCGTCGACATCGACGGCGCGATGGCCGAGCTGGAAGACAGCATCCGCGCCGGCCTGGCGGTGGTGGTGGTCAATGCCCGCGACCCGGCCAGCGTCGCGGCGCTGGACCCCTGGCTCGGCCCGGGCCGCACCGCGGTGCTGGTGGGCAGTTCCGGCGCGGGCAAGTCCACGCTGACCAATTCGCTGGTCGGCCACGAGCGCATGCGCACCGGCGCGGTGCGCGAAAACGATGCGCGCGGCCGCCACACCACCACCCACCGTGCGCTGGTGCCGCTGGCCTCGGGTGCCTGCCTGATCGACACCCCGGGCATGCGCGAGCTCAAGCCCACCGGCGAGGAGGACATCGCCGAGGGCGGGTTTGCCGAAGTCGAGGCGCTGGCCGACGCCTGCCGCTTCCGCGACTGCAAGCATGATCGCGAACCCGGCTGCGCGGTGCGCGCGGCGATCGAGGCCGGAACGCTGGACGCGGCCCGCTTCGCGCACTACATCAAGCTGCGCGACGAGGTGGCCGGTGCCGCCAGCGTGCTCGCCAGCCGCCTGGCGCAGGCGCAGGCGAAGCCGGGCCGTCGCTGA
- a CDS encoding SGNH/GDSL hydrolase family protein, producing MALRYLALGDSYTIGEGVAPHARWTHGLARVLRADGIAIDDPLTIAATGWTTDELATAIDAAQPRGPFDFASLLIGVNDQYRGRDVAGYRDGFSALLDRAIAFVDGRTDRVLVLSIPDWGVTPFAAESGRDLAGIARELDVYNTAARAICDARGVAFVDICPISRERGAEPAMLADDGLHPAAPMHAEWTRLALPAARHLLQRHARTP from the coding sequence GTGGCGCTCCGCTACCTCGCGCTCGGCGACTCGTACACGATCGGCGAAGGCGTCGCCCCCCACGCGCGCTGGACGCATGGCCTGGCCCGGGTGCTGCGCGCGGACGGCATCGCGATCGACGACCCGCTCACCATCGCCGCCACCGGCTGGACCACCGACGAACTCGCCACTGCGATCGACGCCGCCCAGCCACGGGGTCCGTTCGATTTCGCCAGCCTGCTGATCGGCGTCAACGACCAGTACCGCGGCCGCGATGTCGCCGGGTACCGCGACGGGTTCAGCGCACTGCTGGACCGCGCCATCGCCTTTGTCGACGGCCGCACCGACCGCGTGCTGGTGCTGTCCATCCCCGACTGGGGCGTCACCCCGTTCGCCGCCGAAAGTGGACGGGACCTGGCCGGGATCGCACGCGAGCTGGATGTCTACAACACAGCCGCACGCGCGATCTGCGACGCGCGTGGCGTCGCTTTCGTCGACATCTGCCCCATCAGTCGCGAACGCGGCGCCGAGCCGGCCATGCTGGCTGACGACGGCCTGCACCCCGCCGCCCCCATGCACGCCGAATGGACGCGCCTGGCCTTGCCGGCCGCCCGCCACCTGCTGCAGCGCCACGCAAGGACGCCATGA
- a CDS encoding aminotransferase class I/II-fold pyridoxal phosphate-dependent enzyme, with protein MSEPRLKTRERLSEVRYEIRGELARRARDLEAQGHTLIKLNIGNPGAFGFRAPEHLQRAIADHIAGTDPYTHQQGLPAAREAVAAQHAARGVTGASANDVFIGNGVSELIDIALRALLNPGDEVLLPSPDYPLWSAATILNDGRPVYYRCKEGNAFLPDPDELEALVSSRTRAIVLINPNNPTGATYPRALLERIVDIAARRGLLLMSDEIYDGILYDSATFEPLAPLAGDVPCLSFGGLSKVHRACGWRVGWAMLSGDEAATRDYRHAMDLLGALRLCANVPGQFAVPAALSGPDTIGPLCAPGGRLHEARRAVIESCAASAHLKLHAPAGALYAFPGVTGPAAQGFDDHDFALELMETEHVLVVPGSSFNVPYRNHFRVTLLPEPDQLREVFRRIERVLDRRAEAAGKVVPITAARAATA; from the coding sequence ATGTCCGAGCCCCGCCTGAAGACGCGCGAGCGCCTGTCCGAAGTCCGCTACGAGATCCGTGGCGAACTTGCCCGCCGCGCCCGCGACCTCGAGGCGCAGGGCCACACCCTGATCAAGCTCAACATCGGCAATCCCGGCGCCTTCGGATTCCGCGCGCCGGAGCACCTGCAGCGCGCGATCGCCGACCACATCGCCGGCACCGATCCGTACACGCACCAGCAGGGCCTGCCCGCCGCGCGCGAGGCGGTGGCCGCCCAGCACGCCGCGCGTGGCGTCACCGGCGCCTCGGCCAACGACGTGTTCATCGGCAACGGCGTGAGCGAGCTGATCGACATCGCCCTGCGCGCCCTGCTCAACCCCGGCGACGAAGTGCTGTTGCCCTCGCCCGACTACCCGCTGTGGTCGGCGGCCACCATCCTCAACGACGGCCGCCCGGTGTACTACCGCTGCAAGGAAGGCAACGCCTTCCTGCCGGATCCGGACGAGCTCGAAGCGCTGGTGTCGTCGCGCACCCGCGCCATCGTGCTGATCAACCCCAACAATCCGACCGGCGCGACCTACCCGCGCGCGCTGCTCGAGCGCATCGTCGACATCGCCGCGCGCCGCGGCCTGTTGCTGATGTCCGACGAGATCTACGACGGCATCCTCTACGACAGCGCCACGTTCGAGCCGCTGGCGCCGCTGGCCGGCGACGTGCCGTGCCTGTCGTTCGGCGGCCTGTCCAAGGTGCACCGCGCCTGCGGCTGGCGCGTGGGCTGGGCGATGCTGTCCGGCGACGAAGCCGCCACCCGCGACTACCGCCACGCCATGGACCTGCTCGGCGCGCTGCGCCTGTGCGCCAACGTGCCGGGCCAGTTCGCGGTGCCGGCAGCGCTGTCGGGGCCCGACACCATCGGCCCGCTGTGCGCGCCCGGCGGCCGACTGCACGAAGCGCGCCGTGCGGTGATCGAAAGCTGCGCCGCCAGCGCGCACCTCAAGCTGCACGCACCGGCCGGCGCGCTGTATGCGTTCCCGGGCGTCACCGGTCCGGCCGCGCAGGGCTTCGACGACCACGATTTCGCGCTCGAGCTGATGGAGACCGAGCACGTCCTGGTGGTGCCGGGCTCGAGCTTCAACGTGCCCTACCGCAACCATTTCCGCGTGACGCTGCTGCCCGAGCCGGACCAGCTGCGCGAAGTGTTCCGGCGCATCGAACGCGTGCTCGACCGACGCGCCGAAGCCGCCGGCAAGGTGGTGCCGATCACCGCCGCGCGCGCGGCCACGGCCTGA
- a CDS encoding flavohemoglobin expression-modulating QEGLA motif protein, with amino-acid sequence MHANADIAHHATLDARMVQAARGIRLLTLASWPASVQHAFLARWASGDARPPQYAYPRHDFGDARRELAAIAVAADPQHPLGAYIADSARNWGVAAELLEALGTAAAGLHSERLFGRPDAPLPGSEATTRDAARHFIAIADELDRELLAPEEQVQVSATALQLQLQADLDAFFDARVVEVVLDPDLIAKAAAGATRIRLRAGASFSDYDRGQLLQHEAFVHSLSALNGRRQPLLGSLALSSPRSTETQEGLATFAELATGSIDIERMKRVSLRTEAIAMAIDGADFIDVFRWFLAAGQGEVDSFSSAQRVFRGVPTCGGAAFTKDTVYLRGLVGVHTFFRQALAGGRLRLCRLLFAGKMTLDDVVAFEPLFDDGTLLPPYWLPRWVSRANGLAGTLAFSVFANRIRLDKVGTGRHG; translated from the coding sequence ATGCACGCCAACGCCGACATCGCCCACCACGCCACGCTCGATGCGCGCATGGTCCAGGCCGCGCGCGGCATCCGCCTGCTGACCCTGGCGAGCTGGCCGGCATCGGTGCAGCACGCGTTCCTGGCGCGCTGGGCCAGCGGTGACGCGCGCCCGCCGCAGTACGCCTATCCGCGCCATGACTTCGGCGACGCACGCCGCGAGCTCGCGGCGATCGCGGTGGCCGCGGACCCGCAGCATCCGCTGGGCGCCTACATTGCCGATTCCGCGCGCAACTGGGGCGTTGCCGCGGAGCTGCTGGAGGCGCTGGGCACGGCGGCCGCCGGCCTGCATTCGGAACGGCTGTTCGGGCGCCCGGACGCGCCCTTGCCGGGCAGCGAGGCCACCACGCGCGATGCCGCGCGGCATTTCATCGCCATCGCCGACGAGCTCGACCGCGAGCTGCTGGCGCCCGAGGAGCAGGTGCAGGTCTCCGCCACCGCGCTGCAGCTGCAGCTGCAGGCCGACCTCGACGCGTTCTTCGACGCGCGCGTGGTCGAGGTGGTGCTCGACCCGGACCTGATCGCCAAGGCCGCCGCCGGCGCCACCCGCATCCGCCTGCGCGCGGGTGCGTCGTTCAGCGACTACGACCGCGGCCAGCTGCTGCAGCACGAGGCGTTCGTGCATTCGCTGAGCGCGCTCAACGGCCGGCGCCAGCCGCTGCTGGGCAGCCTGGCCCTGTCGTCGCCGCGCAGCACCGAAACCCAGGAAGGCCTGGCCACGTTTGCCGAGCTGGCCACCGGCAGCATCGACATCGAACGCATGAAGCGCGTGTCGCTGCGCACCGAGGCGATCGCGATGGCGATCGACGGCGCCGACTTCATCGACGTGTTCCGCTGGTTCCTGGCGGCCGGCCAGGGCGAGGTGGACAGCTTCTCCTCGGCGCAGCGCGTGTTCCGCGGCGTGCCCACCTGCGGCGGCGCGGCGTTCACCAAGGACACGGTGTACCTGCGCGGCCTGGTCGGCGTGCACACGTTCTTCCGCCAGGCGCTGGCCGGCGGGCGCCTGCGCCTGTGTCGCCTGCTGTTCGCCGGCAAGATGACGCTCGACGACGTGGTGGCGTTCGAGCCGCTGTTCGACGACGGCACGCTGCTGCCGCCGTACTGGCTGCCG